One segment of Pseudanabaena sp. ABRG5-3 DNA contains the following:
- a CDS encoding IS1634 family transposase, with translation MRVSNLDHLGIVAGIIDEIGIEEEINTIIGRSSREKVSAGVIVKAMLLNGLGFVSAPLYMFSKFFEGKATEHLLGEGITAEQINDDRIGKVLDDLHEAGLSETFLGISLKAVAKYEIKVETGHIDSTSFHVDGEYGREEEGSIEITHGYSRDHRPDLKQFMMNLICVGDGDIPVMMEVVSGNQADKARFAGLLQEFKEQWTFEGICVGDAALYSEENLVAMTGLKWLTRVPLSVKTASELVSSTTDLKESKFKGYSTVESVSEYGGVRQRWILVDSQARRKSDIKKLDKKLEQVQQNCHQDLQTLSGQDFSCAADAIAAAEKLSTQMKWHQLDHIQTVEKPHYAKRGKPQPGAITTSISYRITATVRPIDSEILAQRQRCGRFILATNILDSLQFTADDALREYKSQQGTERGFRFLKDPLFFTSSVFLKSAKRIEALGMIMALCLLVYNLAQRQLRLALALSQDTIPNQLGKPTNSPTLRWVFQCFMAVHLGSFQGLSQVVNLSPTRLHILNFLAPACQRYYLLPAPVF, from the coding sequence ATGAGAGTATCGAACCTAGACCATCTAGGAATCGTGGCAGGAATCATTGATGAGATAGGAATCGAGGAAGAAATAAACACGATAATCGGGAGAAGCTCAAGAGAAAAAGTAAGCGCAGGAGTAATTGTCAAAGCCATGCTACTGAATGGATTAGGATTTGTATCAGCCCCCCTGTATATGTTTAGTAAATTTTTTGAAGGAAAAGCAACCGAGCACTTATTGGGGGAAGGGATAACAGCCGAACAAATCAATGATGACCGCATCGGCAAAGTACTGGATGACTTACATGAAGCAGGACTGAGTGAAACATTTTTAGGAATCAGCCTGAAAGCAGTAGCAAAATATGAAATCAAGGTAGAAACAGGACATATAGACTCAACATCATTTCATGTAGATGGGGAATATGGCAGAGAGGAAGAAGGGAGTATCGAAATCACCCATGGATATTCACGAGACCATCGACCCGACCTGAAGCAATTTATGATGAACCTTATCTGTGTAGGAGACGGGGACATCCCCGTGATGATGGAGGTAGTAAGTGGGAATCAAGCCGACAAAGCAAGATTTGCAGGACTGTTACAAGAATTCAAAGAACAGTGGACATTTGAGGGAATATGCGTAGGCGATGCTGCGCTATACAGTGAAGAAAATCTGGTAGCAATGACAGGACTAAAATGGCTAACCAGAGTGCCATTGAGCGTCAAAACCGCCAGTGAATTGGTGTCAAGCACAACTGACCTAAAAGAAAGTAAATTTAAGGGATACAGTACAGTCGAATCTGTGAGTGAGTATGGTGGGGTAAGACAGAGATGGATTTTAGTTGATAGCCAAGCAAGACGTAAATCAGACATCAAAAAGTTAGACAAAAAGCTTGAGCAAGTCCAGCAAAACTGTCATCAAGATTTACAGACTCTGTCGGGACAAGATTTTTCCTGTGCTGCCGACGCGATCGCTGCTGCTGAAAAATTATCAACCCAGATGAAATGGCATCAACTCGACCATATTCAGACAGTAGAAAAACCCCATTATGCGAAACGGGGTAAGCCACAACCTGGTGCTATAACCACCAGCATTAGTTATCGGATTACTGCAACGGTGAGACCTATAGACTCAGAAATCTTGGCTCAGAGACAGCGCTGTGGCAGGTTTATTTTAGCCACGAATATTCTTGATTCCTTACAATTCACGGCTGATGATGCTTTACGGGAATACAAGTCTCAGCAGGGTACTGAGCGTGGTTTTCGTTTCCTCAAAGATCCTTTGTTTTTTACTTCTAGTGTTTTTCTCAAGTCTGCTAAACGCATTGAGGCTTTGGGCATGATTATGGCGCTTTGCTTGCTCGTTTATAATTTAGCCCAACGACAACTCAGACTTGCCTTAGCTCTCTCTCAAGATACTATTCCCAATCAATTGGGTAAACCCACTAATTCTCCGACTTTGCGTTGGGTTTTTCAATGTTTTATGGCGGTTCATTTAGGTTCTTTTCAGGGACTCTCTCAAGTTGTTAATTTGTCTCCCACTCGTCTTCACATTCTAAATTTCTTGGCTCCTGCTTGCCAACGCTACTATTTGCTCCCTGCTCCTGTTTTCTAA
- a CDS encoding IS630 family transposase, whose product MLAWFAISVLGLTGKVRFFCQDETRIGLKTISGRKITTCGVKPRGKVQWQFKATYLYGIVEPATGDSFFYEFTHLNTDCFQVFLDLVAQHFANSILIMQLDQAACHRAKRLRIPKNIILMFQPSHSPELNPIERVWLHLKRGLRWMLPQDLDELRLLIQQRLQIMTQSVIASIVGRASILEALSVASL is encoded by the coding sequence ATGCTGGCTTGGTTTGCGATTTCTGTACTGGGATTAACTGGGAAAGTACGGTTCTTTTGTCAGGATGAAACCCGTATCGGACTCAAAACTATCAGTGGTCGCAAAATAACGACCTGCGGCGTTAAACCCAGAGGAAAAGTGCAATGGCAGTTTAAAGCCACCTACCTCTATGGCATTGTCGAACCCGCTACGGGTGATAGTTTCTTCTATGAGTTTACTCACCTCAATACTGATTGCTTTCAAGTTTTTCTTGACCTTGTGGCTCAACATTTTGCCAACAGCATTTTGATTATGCAACTGGATCAAGCTGCTTGTCACCGTGCCAAGCGTTTACGCATTCCCAAAAACATCATTTTAATGTTTCAACCCTCCCATTCCCCTGAACTCAATCCTATCGAACGGGTTTGGTTACACCTCAAGAGGGGCTTGCGCTGGATGTTGCCTCAAGATCTTGATGAATTACGTTTATTAATCCAACAACGACTACAAATAATGACTCAATCTGTTATTGCTTCTATTGTTGGTAGAGCTTCTATCCTAGAGGCTCTATCTGTAGCCTCTCTTTAG